One window of the Shewanella khirikhana genome contains the following:
- a CDS encoding ExeA family protein: MYKAFYGLKDNPFSIAPNPCYLFLSDRHREALAHLTYGLGETGGFVLLTGEVGTGKTTVSRCLLRQLPETTDTAFILNPALTELELLATLCDELKIPYGESPSLKQLTDLISGFLLKNHDAGRNTVLIIDEAQHLKAEVLEQLRLLTNLETDTKKLLQVILIGQPELQQLLKRQELRQLAQRITARYHLLPLTAEEVGLYVQHRLQVAGRFEPLFNAAAIKALHDASGGIPRIINLLCERALMAGFARSQVPINKQMVRQAAVEVLGLDEPKHHWYERPVVIGVAAALTFGAALYGFNHLGSAGSAGAASSQANNSPGGQPTAAMASAPQTSQPPANTGTQASGASTEQSPSVQVAQQVQPKEQSGTQSQQGQTIESTPVARATDANAQLAELEARQARVRDRVLGDAVAQSRRLDTAFAALFGAWGLAPVQDLSPCESAREQGLSCFQQQGTWFNLVKLNYPAVAYMMDDAGAEFFATVIERDGDELLVQLAEQQLWVNRDWFNRHFTGTFELLWQAPSYSPREISVSSPQPEVQWLENGLARVENATPRLVSQFDADLEARLKIFQRQHGLKADGIAGSQTLAQLNLYLSQEGPRLVQGGRY; this comes from the coding sequence ATGTACAAGGCGTTTTATGGGCTCAAGGATAACCCGTTTTCCATCGCCCCCAATCCCTGTTACCTGTTTTTAAGTGACAGGCACAGGGAGGCGTTGGCCCACCTGACCTACGGCCTTGGCGAAACCGGTGGCTTTGTGCTGCTTACCGGCGAAGTGGGCACTGGCAAAACCACTGTGTCCCGCTGCTTGCTGCGCCAGTTGCCCGAGACCACAGATACCGCCTTTATCCTCAATCCGGCGCTGACCGAACTTGAGCTGCTGGCTACCCTTTGCGATGAGCTTAAAATTCCCTATGGCGAGTCACCAAGCCTGAAGCAACTGACCGACCTTATAAGTGGATTTTTGCTTAAAAATCATGATGCCGGCCGTAATACCGTATTGATTATCGACGAGGCCCAGCATTTGAAAGCCGAAGTGCTGGAGCAGCTGAGGCTGCTGACCAATCTCGAAACCGATACCAAAAAATTACTGCAGGTGATTTTGATTGGTCAGCCTGAGCTGCAGCAATTGCTTAAGCGTCAGGAGCTCAGACAGCTCGCACAGCGCATTACTGCCCGTTATCACTTGCTACCCCTTACCGCCGAAGAAGTTGGCCTCTACGTGCAGCACAGGCTGCAGGTGGCGGGTCGGTTTGAACCTCTGTTCAATGCTGCTGCCATCAAGGCGCTGCACGATGCCAGTGGCGGCATACCCAGGATCATCAATCTATTGTGTGAACGAGCCCTGATGGCAGGCTTTGCCCGTAGTCAGGTGCCTATCAATAAACAGATGGTGCGTCAGGCGGCAGTGGAAGTCCTGGGGCTGGATGAGCCCAAACACCACTGGTACGAACGCCCGGTGGTAATTGGCGTTGCGGCCGCGCTCACCTTTGGCGCTGCGCTCTACGGCTTTAATCATTTGGGGAGCGCTGGCTCGGCCGGCGCCGCAAGTTCCCAGGCCAACAATAGCCCAGGAGGCCAGCCAACTGCCGCTATGGCATCGGCGCCGCAGACCTCGCAGCCTCCTGCGAATACCGGCACGCAAGCCAGTGGCGCATCGACTGAGCAGAGCCCTTCGGTGCAAGTCGCCCAGCAAGTACAGCCAAAAGAGCAATCTGGCACCCAGAGTCAGCAGGGCCAGACTATTGAATCTACACCGGTTGCCCGTGCCACTGATGCTAATGCACAGCTTGCCGAGCTCGAGGCCCGTCAGGCCAGGGTACGTGACCGGGTACTGGGTGACGCTGTGGCTCAAAGCCGCAGACTGGATACCGCCTTCGCCGCACTCTTTGGTGCCTGGGGGCTGGCGCCTGTGCAGGATCTCAGTCCCTGCGAGTCGGCCCGTGAACAGGGATTGTCCTGTTTTCAGCAGCAGGGCACCTGGTTCAATCTGGTTAAGCTGAACTACCCGGCGGTGGCGTACATGATGGACGATGCCGGCGCTGAGTTTTTTGCCACTGTGATTGAGCGTGATGGCGATGAACTGCTGGTGCAGTTGGCCGAGCAGCAACTGTGGGTAAACCGTGACTGGTTCAACCGCCATTTCACCGGCACCTTTGAGCTGTTGTGGCAGGCGCCTTCCTACAGCCCACGGGAAATCAGTGTTTCATCGCCGCAACCCGAAGTGCAGTGGCTCGAAAATGGCCTTGCCCGGGTGGAAAATGCCACCCCACGACTGGTGTCCCAGTTCGATGCCGATCTCGAGGCTCGCTTGAAAATATTCCAACGCCAACATGGGCTTAAGGCCGATGGCATTGCCGGCAGTCAAACCCTCGCGCAGCTTAATCTGTATCTGAGTCAGGAAGGTCCACGGCTGGTGCAGGGAGGACGCTACTGA
- a CDS encoding general secretion pathway protein GspB: MSILLDAVSRSKQQHETEFDPISSPRPLYSAPAANRRLGKALLLPGALAVAIAAAWGVNQWLMPAQALQPVMNSPLSQAVPDKAQLSSPQMVAMQPATGQAAQALVSQASSQQAQMSQGSFEADGVRLAGKSALPAPVSLAPVANYNAGVNAGLQDPNAGLSFEVAEETAEARAARLEALMAAGVTDEQRRAFDEVMQVEESRPRQVLTQRQTATPPKEQGVAALQAEVDKAAAELGLHRVEPKPVSPSQAPQQSKPLSGDALVQAFEAALKEVEYSQSVNQDVTPEPLSTIPKTSDYPRYGDLPAGLQLMVPEFNIMAHVYSNDPAQRWLNVDGKELQEGDSIQGKLRIVEIRPRDVVLDIEGTAFKVPAI, translated from the coding sequence ATGTCCATCCTGCTCGATGCGGTAAGTCGCAGTAAACAGCAACACGAAACCGAGTTTGACCCGATTTCGAGCCCGAGGCCTTTGTATTCGGCGCCCGCCGCTAATCGCCGACTAGGGAAGGCGTTACTGCTGCCAGGGGCGCTGGCCGTCGCTATCGCCGCAGCTTGGGGTGTTAATCAGTGGCTGATGCCAGCCCAGGCGTTGCAGCCCGTAATGAATTCACCGCTGAGCCAGGCTGTGCCGGACAAGGCACAGTTGAGTAGCCCGCAAATGGTTGCGATGCAGCCGGCTACCGGGCAAGCCGCTCAGGCGCTTGTCAGTCAGGCTTCATCGCAGCAAGCCCAGATGTCTCAGGGCAGCTTTGAGGCAGATGGGGTGCGCCTTGCCGGGAAATCGGCGCTGCCTGCGCCTGTGAGTCTGGCACCCGTGGCAAACTATAATGCCGGGGTCAATGCAGGCTTGCAGGATCCCAACGCCGGACTCAGTTTTGAGGTGGCAGAAGAAACCGCAGAAGCCAGAGCGGCACGCTTGGAAGCCCTGATGGCTGCCGGTGTGACCGACGAGCAGCGCCGCGCCTTTGATGAAGTGATGCAGGTAGAGGAGTCGCGCCCCCGCCAGGTGCTTACTCAACGGCAAACCGCCACGCCGCCAAAAGAGCAGGGTGTGGCGGCACTGCAGGCCGAAGTGGATAAAGCTGCCGCCGAACTTGGGCTGCATCGGGTTGAGCCCAAGCCGGTTTCGCCAAGCCAGGCACCTCAGCAGAGCAAGCCGCTCAGTGGTGATGCCTTGGTACAGGCCTTTGAAGCGGCGCTGAAAGAGGTGGAATATTCCCAGTCCGTCAATCAGGATGTGACCCCCGAGCCGCTGTCCACAATCCCCAAAACCTCAGATTATCCACGCTATGGCGACCTGCCTGCCGGACTGCAACTCATGGTGCCTGAATTTAATATCATGGCCCATGTGTACTCCAACGACCCAGCCCAGCGTTGGCTCAATGTGGATGGCAAGGAGCTGCAGGAGGGTGACAGCATTCAGGGCAAGCTGCGGATTGTGGAAATTCGTCCAAGAGACGTGGTGCTGGATATCGAAGGCACCGCCTTTAAGGTGCCCGCCATTTAA
- the nhaD gene encoding sodium:proton antiporter NhaD, with amino-acid sequence MLHTFLIILAVLALLSIIFEEVTHLNKAKTTLFLGCVSWVALFMAAGGGEHTELVAHELNENLLEIATLWLFLMSTMTFVAYLNAKGMIQIMVQKIFPQRVSVRMLMIQVALFALVLSAFCDNVTATLVSLGLLTTFKLDKQMRRRMAVLIIFAVNSGGVALITGDVTTLMIFLSGHVHISELLILFIPAAASVFLLAILFSMNARGEVSTTPINRAYQPVDIAIAAIFFITIIMTMVLNVLFGIPPVLTFLTGLSVMFLVGHTIRSDKEETKILEYIRQVEYDTLLFFLGILLLVGMLKEIGTLELLTEVYAMHDPNISNFVTGMGSAILDNVPLTAALLKAEPVLSTPEWLGLTYAVGVGGSLLVIGSAAGIIAMSKVKELTFVTYLKYVPSLLLSYVVGYALTLLIAYQFYG; translated from the coding sequence ATGCTCCATACCTTTTTGATTATTCTGGCGGTACTGGCATTGCTCAGTATCATTTTTGAAGAGGTGACTCACCTCAACAAAGCCAAGACCACCCTGTTTTTAGGCTGTGTGTCCTGGGTTGCCCTGTTTATGGCTGCCGGTGGCGGTGAACACACCGAGCTGGTCGCCCACGAGCTTAACGAAAACCTGCTGGAAATCGCCACTCTGTGGCTGTTTTTGATGTCGACCATGACCTTTGTGGCCTATCTGAACGCCAAAGGCATGATCCAGATTATGGTGCAGAAAATCTTCCCGCAGCGGGTGTCGGTGCGGATGCTGATGATCCAGGTGGCACTGTTTGCCCTGGTGCTGTCGGCCTTCTGTGATAACGTGACCGCCACCCTGGTATCCCTCGGCCTGCTTACCACCTTCAAGCTCGATAAACAGATGCGTCGACGCATGGCAGTATTGATTATCTTTGCGGTGAACTCAGGCGGTGTGGCCCTTATTACCGGTGACGTGACCACCCTGATGATCTTCCTCTCTGGCCACGTACATATCTCCGAGCTGCTTATTTTGTTTATCCCCGCCGCTGCGAGCGTGTTTTTGCTGGCAATCCTGTTCTCCATGAACGCCAGGGGCGAAGTGAGCACCACCCCCATCAATCGTGCTTATCAGCCGGTAGATATTGCCATTGCGGCCATTTTCTTTATCACCATCATCATGACCATGGTGCTGAACGTGCTCTTTGGTATTCCGCCGGTGCTGACCTTCCTTACCGGTCTGTCGGTGATGTTCCTGGTGGGCCACACCATTCGCTCCGATAAAGAAGAAACCAAGATCCTCGAGTACATACGTCAGGTGGAATACGACACCCTGCTGTTCTTCCTCGGGATCCTGCTGTTGGTGGGCATGCTTAAAGAAATCGGCACCCTGGAGCTGCTGACCGAGGTGTACGCCATGCACGACCCCAACATCTCCAACTTCGTCACAGGTATGGGTTCGGCGATTCTGGATAACGTGCCTCTGACCGCGGCGCTGCTGAAAGCAGAGCCTGTGCTGTCGACTCCTGAATGGCTGGGCCTGACCTATGCGGTGGGCGTGGGTGGTTCGCTGCTGGTCATTGGTTCTGCGGCCGGTATCATCGCCATGAGCAAGGTGAAGGAACTGACCTTCGTGACCTACCTCAAGTACGTGCCTTCACTGCTGCTGTCCTACGTCGTGGGTTACGCCCTGACGCTGCTGATTGCCTACCAGTTCTACGGCTAA